Proteins from a single region of Haloterrigena alkaliphila:
- a CDS encoding SDR family oxidoreductase encodes MTDDALTGKTAIVTGASSGIGAATCRTLAAEGANVVLAARSEDRLSDLADDLEADHGVETLVVPTNVREEGDVDALIEETVETFGGIDVLVNNAGLSRGSDVASMSTEEYETMQETNVDGVFYATRAAIPHVRERDGHLIFVGSFAGQYPRSFNPVYAASKWWVRGFAKSVAAQLGDDDVGVTVVNPAEVRSEFETSDGSTFAETFEEGEVSEPEEVAEVITFAASRERSSLSEIDVNRRDKFADSF; translated from the coding sequence ATGACCGACGACGCACTCACGGGGAAAACGGCGATCGTTACGGGCGCGAGTTCGGGAATCGGCGCGGCGACCTGTCGGACCCTCGCGGCAGAAGGAGCAAACGTCGTCCTCGCCGCCCGCAGCGAGGACCGGCTGTCCGACCTCGCCGACGACCTCGAGGCTGACCACGGCGTCGAGACGCTGGTGGTGCCGACGAACGTCCGCGAGGAGGGCGACGTCGACGCGCTGATCGAGGAGACGGTCGAGACGTTCGGCGGAATCGACGTGCTGGTGAACAACGCCGGCCTCTCGCGGGGGAGCGACGTCGCATCGATGAGCACCGAGGAGTACGAGACGATGCAGGAGACCAACGTCGACGGCGTCTTCTACGCGACGCGGGCGGCCATCCCCCACGTCCGCGAGCGCGACGGCCACCTGATCTTCGTCGGGAGCTTCGCGGGCCAGTACCCGCGGTCGTTCAACCCCGTCTACGCCGCCTCGAAGTGGTGGGTCCGCGGGTTCGCCAAGAGCGTGGCGGCGCAGTTGGGTGACGACGACGTCGGCGTCACCGTCGTCAACCCCGCCGAAGTCCGCTCGGAGTTCGAGACGAGCGACGGATCGACCTTCGCTGAGACGTTCGAGGAAGGCGAGGTCAGCGAACCCGAGGAGGTCGCCGAGGTCATCACCTTCGCCGCGAGTCGGGAGCGCTCGAGTCTGAGCGAGATCGACGTCAACCGCCGGGACAAGTTCGCCGACAGCTTCTGA
- a CDS encoding thioredoxin family protein, with protein sequence MTVTLKDFYADWCGPCKTQDPILEELEDDWEGRFEVEKVNVDEQQDIANEYQVRSLPTLIIENDDGIVERFVGVTQRDDIEDALESAGA encoded by the coding sequence ATGACTGTCACACTCAAGGATTTCTACGCGGACTGGTGTGGCCCCTGCAAGACCCAGGATCCGATCCTCGAGGAACTCGAGGACGACTGGGAGGGCCGATTCGAGGTCGAGAAAGTAAACGTCGACGAACAACAGGATATTGCCAACGAGTACCAGGTGCGCTCGCTGCCGACCCTGATCATCGAGAACGACGACGGCATCGTCGAACGCTTCGTCGGCGTCACGCAGCGCGACGACATCGAAGACGCGCTCGAGTCGGCCGGAGCGTAA
- a CDS encoding preprotein translocase subunit Sec61beta, with protein MDRGQNSGGLMSSAGLVRYFDSEDSNAIKIDPKTVIATGVMVGVIVQLLTFVA; from the coding sequence ATGGACCGAGGACAGAACAGCGGCGGGCTGATGTCGAGTGCCGGACTCGTCCGATATTTCGACTCCGAAGACTCGAACGCGATCAAGATCGACCCCAAGACGGTCATCGCGACCGGGGTCATGGTCGGCGTCATCGTCCAGCTCCTGACGTTCGTCGCGTAG
- a CDS encoding VOC family protein: MNESPGLLPAATRLGRAALVVADLTATVEFYRDVVGLAVLNRESATTTLGAGGTPLLEVRHDPDASPRPDDAAGLFHTAFEVTSREALGDALERIRDRWELTGASDHGVSEALYLRDPEGNGVEIYRDRPRAEWPRDEAGDPRIGTWPLDLEAVAAAAGGDSSDAVPSGTTVGHVHLEVASLEAARSFYVETLGFDVKTSVPQAVFLAAGDYHHHLGVNTWNGRSSPVAEGHRGLEWFELVVPSNDALESIRTRLEGEGVSGTDLEDGLEITDSDGIRIRLRAD, translated from the coding sequence ATGAACGAGTCTCCCGGGCTGTTGCCGGCCGCGACGCGTCTCGGCCGGGCCGCGCTGGTCGTCGCCGATCTGACGGCGACCGTCGAGTTCTACCGCGACGTCGTCGGCCTCGCCGTGCTGAACCGCGAGTCGGCGACGACGACGCTCGGCGCCGGTGGCACGCCGCTGCTCGAGGTGCGCCACGACCCCGACGCGTCCCCGCGACCCGACGACGCGGCCGGGCTCTTTCACACCGCGTTCGAGGTCACCAGCCGCGAGGCGTTGGGCGACGCGCTGGAGCGAATCCGGGACCGCTGGGAACTCACGGGCGCCTCCGACCACGGCGTCAGCGAGGCGCTCTACCTGCGCGATCCCGAAGGGAACGGGGTCGAGATCTACCGCGACCGGCCGCGGGCGGAGTGGCCCCGCGACGAGGCGGGCGACCCGCGAATCGGTACGTGGCCGCTGGACCTCGAGGCCGTCGCGGCGGCCGCCGGCGGTGACTCGAGCGACGCAGTGCCGTCGGGGACCACGGTCGGTCACGTCCACCTCGAGGTCGCCTCGCTCGAGGCCGCGCGCTCGTTCTACGTCGAGACGCTCGGCTTCGACGTGAAGACGAGCGTTCCGCAGGCGGTGTTTCTGGCCGCGGGCGACTACCACCACCACCTCGGGGTGAACACCTGGAACGGGCGCTCGAGTCCCGTCGCGGAGGGCCATCGGGGACTCGAGTGGTTCGAACTCGTCGTGCCCTCGAACGACGCACTCGAGTCGATTCGGACCCGGCTGGAGGGCGAGGGCGTCTCGGGTACGGACCTCGAGGACGGCCTCGAGATCACCGATTCGGACGGGATCCGGATTCGGCTTCGAGCGGACTAG
- the pdxT gene encoding pyridoxal 5'-phosphate synthase glutaminase subunit PdxT, which translates to MSLTAGVVAVQGDVEEHAAAIERAAEARGRDVTVREIRDAGHVPDCDLLAMPGGESTTISRLVHSEGIAPEIRDHVAAGKPLLATCAGLIVASSDANDDRVDELGLLDVSVERNAFGRQKDSFEAPLAVDGLEDPYPAVFIRAPAIDDVGGGDARVLASWDGRPVAVKQGPVVGTAFHPELTPDSRIHGLAFFENDDAAVPPLEDA; encoded by the coding sequence ATGTCACTGACCGCCGGCGTCGTCGCCGTCCAGGGCGACGTCGAGGAACACGCCGCCGCCATCGAACGCGCCGCGGAGGCCCGCGGCCGCGACGTGACGGTCCGCGAGATTCGCGACGCGGGGCACGTCCCCGACTGCGACCTGCTGGCGATGCCCGGCGGGGAGTCGACGACCATCTCCCGACTGGTTCACAGCGAGGGCATCGCCCCCGAAATCCGGGACCACGTCGCGGCCGGGAAACCGCTGCTCGCGACCTGCGCCGGCCTGATCGTCGCCTCGAGCGACGCGAACGACGACCGGGTCGACGAACTCGGCCTGCTCGACGTGAGCGTCGAGCGCAACGCCTTCGGCCGCCAGAAGGACAGCTTCGAGGCGCCGCTCGCAGTCGACGGCCTCGAGGACCCCTATCCGGCGGTGTTCATCCGCGCGCCGGCCATCGACGACGTCGGGGGCGGGGACGCCCGGGTGCTCGCCTCGTGGGACGGCCGCCCGGTCGCCGTGAAACAGGGCCCGGTCGTCGGCACCGCCTTCCACCCCGAACTGACCCCCGACAGCCGCATCCACGGGCTGGCCTTCTTCGAGAACGACGACGCGGCGGTGCCCCCGCTCGAGGACGCGTAG
- a CDS encoding bifunctional nuclease family protein, translating to MQASIDAVRVAGTPQGPVPVVVLAVDGEDDVVPIFIGFNEATSIARGLEAEDIGRPLTHDLLLDVMEELGSRIERVVINEIEQRNDGQGGTYIADLHVETPRGETVIDARPSDSLALAARTNAAIEVTEDVFADGRDDSKKFSELQDIRDVSGEM from the coding sequence ATGCAGGCTTCTATCGACGCCGTCCGCGTCGCGGGCACTCCGCAGGGACCGGTTCCAGTGGTGGTCCTCGCCGTCGACGGCGAGGACGACGTGGTCCCGATCTTCATCGGATTCAACGAGGCGACGAGCATCGCCCGCGGCCTCGAGGCCGAGGACATCGGTCGCCCGCTGACCCACGACCTCCTGCTGGACGTCATGGAGGAGCTGGGAAGCCGGATCGAGCGCGTCGTCATCAACGAGATCGAACAACGCAACGACGGGCAGGGCGGGACCTACATCGCCGACCTCCACGTCGAGACGCCCCGCGGCGAGACCGTCATCGACGCCCGACCGAGCGACTCGCTGGCGCTGGCGGCCCGGACGAACGCCGCGATCGAAGTCACCGAGGACGTCTTCGCCGACGGGCGAGACGACAGCAAGAAGTTTTCGGAACTGCAAGATATCCGCGACGTCTCCGGTGAGATGTAA
- the hisE gene encoding phosphoribosyl-ATP diphosphatase, which produces MDDTLEELFAVIEDRKETLPEDSYTASLFTHEKGENAVLEKLGEETTELVLAAKDDDEDEIAYEAADIVYHLLVLLSMKDMDLADLETELEARR; this is translated from the coding sequence ATGGACGACACGCTCGAGGAGCTGTTCGCCGTAATCGAGGATCGCAAGGAAACGCTGCCCGAGGACTCCTACACCGCCTCGCTCTTCACCCACGAGAAGGGCGAGAATGCGGTGCTCGAGAAACTCGGCGAGGAGACGACGGAACTCGTGCTCGCGGCCAAGGACGACGACGAAGACGAGATCGCCTACGAGGCCGCCGACATCGTCTACCACCTGCTGGTCCTGCTCTCGATGAAGGACATGGACCTCGCGGACCTCGAGACGGAACTCGAGGCGCGGCGCTGA
- a CDS encoding four-helix bundle copper-binding protein, which yields MALQQIDHADDHMQECIDNCLEAAQVCEWCADECAGEGEGMARCVRLCRDVADVASLHARFMARNSGYHEELGEICADLCEECAEECEQHDDDHCQACAEILPKCAESCREMASA from the coding sequence ATGGCGCTTCAACAGATCGACCACGCGGACGACCACATGCAGGAGTGTATCGACAACTGCCTCGAGGCCGCTCAGGTCTGCGAGTGGTGTGCCGACGAGTGCGCGGGCGAGGGCGAGGGGATGGCCCGCTGCGTCCGGCTCTGCCGGGACGTCGCGGACGTCGCCTCGTTGCACGCGCGGTTCATGGCCCGCAACTCCGGCTACCACGAGGAACTGGGCGAGATCTGCGCGGACCTCTGCGAGGAGTGCGCCGAGGAGTGCGAGCAACACGACGACGACCACTGTCAGGCCTGCGCGGAGATCCTCCCGAAGTGCGCCGAGAGCTGTCGCGAGATGGCGTCGGCCTGA
- a CDS encoding DUF5518 domain-containing protein, producing the protein MTNWRAVFIGFLVATVLGLFGLALPGIGQLAAGLIGGFAAGYIAGGGLGSGFWHGLLAGAFGGIFAGLLLAFVVGIAGWALGPVGGAISGAAGLGIFTVAVVVSVVMALESAIAGAIGGALNSGRAGRSEPQRY; encoded by the coding sequence ATGACAAACTGGCGCGCCGTGTTCATCGGCTTCCTCGTCGCGACCGTGCTCGGACTGTTCGGCCTCGCCCTGCCGGGGATCGGCCAACTCGCCGCGGGCCTGATCGGCGGCTTCGCCGCCGGTTACATCGCCGGGGGCGGTCTGGGCAGCGGCTTCTGGCACGGGCTACTCGCCGGCGCTTTCGGCGGAATCTTCGCCGGCCTGCTGCTCGCGTTCGTCGTCGGCATCGCCGGCTGGGCGCTCGGCCCCGTCGGCGGCGCCATCTCGGGCGCTGCCGGCCTCGGCATCTTCACCGTCGCCGTCGTCGTCTCGGTCGTGATGGCCCTCGAGAGCGCCATCGCGGGTGCGATCGGCGGCGCGCTCAATTCCGGCCGTGCGGGCCGGAGCGAACCCCAGCGGTATTGA
- a CDS encoding NOG1 family protein: MIFEDLPTTPTSEELIDKAFSRAARAGKAKGGLEAQQSMLQTAANIISDNLENVVTAWPDFAYEDDVHPFYYELADAIVDVDELRQSLSEVMWASRKAREIHEEYQPRLRKTDVDTARKHRKQAFARLADIVEQVDDELRYINKSRNDLRDLPEIDPDEPTIVVAGYPNVGKSSFVNDVTSARGETASYPFTTKGIGLGHFEHEHLRYQLVDTPGLLDRPPEERNEIESQAVSAIEHLADCMLVMIDPSGECGYPLASQLELRDSIVAQFEDVPVLTVANKVDRREVWDEDLLDELNADYTMSVETGEDVDTVLEAAIEAVDYEPELPFEG, translated from the coding sequence ATGATTTTCGAAGACCTTCCGACGACGCCCACGTCGGAAGAGCTGATCGACAAGGCGTTTTCGCGGGCAGCGCGGGCCGGCAAGGCCAAAGGCGGCCTCGAGGCCCAGCAGTCGATGCTGCAGACGGCGGCCAACATCATCTCGGACAACCTCGAGAACGTCGTCACGGCGTGGCCGGACTTCGCGTACGAGGACGACGTGCATCCGTTCTACTACGAACTCGCGGACGCGATCGTCGACGTGGACGAACTTCGCCAGAGCCTCTCGGAGGTGATGTGGGCCAGCCGGAAGGCCCGAGAGATCCACGAGGAGTACCAGCCCCGCCTGCGCAAGACCGACGTTGACACCGCGCGAAAACACCGAAAACAGGCCTTCGCCCGACTGGCGGACATCGTCGAACAGGTCGACGACGAACTGCGCTACATCAACAAATCGCGCAACGACCTGCGGGATCTGCCGGAGATCGATCCCGACGAGCCGACCATCGTCGTCGCCGGCTATCCGAACGTCGGCAAGTCCTCGTTCGTCAACGACGTCACCAGCGCCCGCGGCGAGACGGCCTCCTACCCCTTCACGACGAAGGGGATCGGCCTCGGCCACTTCGAGCACGAGCACCTCCGCTACCAGCTCGTCGACACGCCGGGGCTGCTCGACCGTCCGCCCGAAGAGCGCAACGAGATCGAGTCCCAGGCGGTCAGCGCCATCGAGCACCTCGCCGACTGCATGCTCGTGATGATCGATCCCAGCGGCGAGTGCGGCTACCCCCTCGCCTCGCAACTGGAGCTCCGGGACTCGATCGTCGCCCAGTTCGAGGACGTGCCCGTCCTGACCGTCGCGAACAAGGTCGATCGCCGGGAGGTCTGGGACGAAGATCTCCTCGACGAACTGAACGCCGACTACACCATGAGCGTCGAGACCGGGGAGGACGTCGATACGGTGCTCGAGGCGGCCATCGAAGCGGTCGACTACGAGCCCGAACTCCCCTTCGAGGGGTAA
- a CDS encoding DUF7533 family protein, with translation MRGPGILWMLQTAAGLSMAGPMFVVGVNFLWDGRPVAGAGFLTLGALALYFPTYLLNRIGGPRAWIRRRLSRTRGDDAGDDGSRSDSDADASTGGSSVGLLERLRGR, from the coding sequence ATGAGAGGGCCCGGAATCCTCTGGATGCTCCAGACCGCCGCCGGCCTCTCGATGGCCGGCCCGATGTTCGTCGTCGGCGTCAACTTCCTCTGGGACGGCCGTCCAGTCGCCGGAGCCGGCTTTCTCACCCTCGGTGCGCTCGCGCTGTACTTCCCGACCTACCTGCTCAACCGGATCGGCGGGCCCCGAGCGTGGATCCGCCGACGGCTCAGTCGCACCCGCGGTGACGACGCTGGCGACGACGGCTCGCGTTCGGACTCGGACGCGGACGCCAGCACCGGCGGCTCGTCGGTCGGCCTGCTCGAGCGACTCCGCGGTCGGTAA